Genomic segment of Pagrus major chromosome 19, Pma_NU_1.0:
cacttcaaaataaaagtcacccAGTATTTTGCAGGTTGAACCATTTTAATATGAATCAGTTGGATGGTCTGTTTCCATCAGCAGTAACTTATTAAGCTCTAAGAGAGTGAACAGTGACCTGTAAGGCCATAATTTCCCTGCGAATCCCTTTTACTTAGGCAAGCTATCTGAATACAGCATGTGAGTGGCGGACTCTGCCACTAGTCTctgagctgaaagaagaaactTTCTCAGTCATAGCTCTCTTCCTCTACATCAACACAACGATGTACCTTCAAGGATTTGGGCCAAGCAAATAATCTTTTACATTGAGAACACCAGTATGGTTTCTCTCCAGTGTGACAACGCAGGTGTTCATTGTAACTACTTAAATGAGTGTATCTCTTTTCACATTGTTCACATTGATATggtttctcaccagtgtgggTGCGCAGGTGTCTGTTGTAATCACTAGACTCCGCAAATTGTTTTTCACAGTGCTCACACTTGTATGGCTTCTCTCCAGTGTGGACAAGCAGATGTCTTTTGTAGTGACTTGCACGACTAAAACTCTTCACACATTGTTCACAGCGGTATGGCTTTTCTCCAGTGTGGACACGCAGGTGTCTCTTGTAATCACTTTGGAAACGAAAACACTTTCCACACTGTTCACAGCGGTGTGGCTTCTCTCCGGTGTGGACTCGCAGGTGTGTCTTGTAATTACTTAAGCGACTGAAACACTTTTCGCAGTGATCACACTGGTATGGCTTCTCGCCAGTGTGGACACGCTGGTGGTCCTTGTAACTACTTAACAAACTGAAACTGTTTCCACATTGGTCACACTTGTATGGTTTCTCTCCAGTGTGCACAAGTAGGTGTCTCTTGTAATGACATAAGTAACTGAAACTCTTTCCACAACAGTCACATTTGTATGGTCCAGTATGGTTACACAGGTGTGTTCCATATAAACTCTGGTTGCTGAAATGTCTCCCACATTGGTTGCAGCAGTTTGGTGTTTCTTCATTGTGGGTAAGTAAGTGTAGCTTGTACGCAGTAAGTTGATTGAAACTGCTGCTGCATTGTTCACATTGATAGTTTCTCTGCACTTTGAGTGAGTCCATGTCTTCTTAGACTACCAAACCAGCACTTCTGACATCGATCATGTCTGCGTCTGTTacaacagagaaataaaaacagaaacagagaaattaAGATCAGTT
This window contains:
- the LOC141014660 gene encoding uncharacterized protein, which produces MDSLKVQRNYQCEQCSSSFNQLTAYKLHLLTHNEETPNCCNQCGRHFSNQSLYGTHLCNHTGPYKCDCCGKSFSYLCHYKRHLLVHTGEKPYKCDQCGNSFSLLSSYKDHQRVHTGEKPYQCDHCEKCFSRLSNYKTHLRVHTGEKPHRCEQCGKCFRFQSDYKRHLRVHTGEKPYRCEQCVKSFSRASHYKRHLLVHTGEKPYKCEHCEKQFAESSDYNRHLRTHTGEKPYQCEQCEKRYTHLSSYNEHLRCHTGEKPYWCSQCKRLFAWPKSLKVHRCVDVEEESYD